From the Myxococcota bacterium genome, the window CGCGCATCGACGCGGCCCAACCGGCTGGCGTCGACGACTTCATTGGCGAGCAGCAGGTCGTCGCCGAGTCCGGCGGCGGCCATGCCCTCGACCTCCCGCACCGTCGCGCAGGTGAAGGTGCGATGGCCGTGGGCGGCCTGGCGCTTCGCGAGCGATGTGCACTTGTGCGCCTTCACGTGGGGCCGCAGGCGCGCCCCGGGCAGCGCTTTGGCCATCGTCGCGAGGTTGTGCTCGAGCGTCTCGGCGTCGACGAGGAGTGCAGGGG encodes:
- a CDS encoding alanine racemase, which gives rise to MRVADLTTPALLVDAETLEHNLATMAKALPGARLRPHVKAHKCTSLAKRQAAHGHRTFTCATVREVEGMAAAGLGDDLLLANEVVDASRLGRVDAR